The genome window TTGCAAGATCTCCCTTGTTATCACAATATTTGAAGGTTCATGTACTGCTAACCTCTCACGACTGCATAAAGGACACTTTTAGATACCACTAGTTATGTAGGCATTTGTGTGACTATCACATAACAAAAGAAGATAAAAAGCAAACCTGTTCTTGCCATGAAGAGCCCGACGAACCATTTCTTCATCCTCATCAGTAAGAGGAACAAAAGGTTCAGGCACCTCCTGAAAGGAACGTGTTAATATCGATAACCTTGTTGAAAAGAGTGTTCTATTCTAAAATATAGCCTGGTTTAGTGTACATTAAGTGCAATTCAGTCTCCAGGAACAACATGAATTTCTTTTAATCCATCTATTTTTCAAGGGTATTGAAAAAAAATCACAGGTTTATATCCCACAGACCTCGAAAAGAATTCCTCAAGGGAATTGAAAAAAAATCACAGGTTTATATCCCACAGACCTCGAAAAGAATTCCTCAGAGCATAACAACCAGAAAATCCTTTAGTAGGTCCTTAAGGCTACAAAAGTATCTAACCTATCATATATTTAAGAAAAAATGTCTCAGGGGAAAAACAACCATGATTGAAGAACTAGTTATGGAGACAATCACATTCTCAGAAATTTACAAGCATCAACTGCATATGGTTGGTCTTGCATTATGATCTGGAATGCTAGGTCCTCAAGAGTAGGAAGCACATGCGTTTCTGGCTGTTCAGTTCAACATTCAGAACATCCCAATTGTTTTACCATTCAAGCTCAGTTCAATTCAGTCAACCACCTTGTCCCACACAGACATCCCATCACAAAACAATATGAAACAAAAAAATGAAGAAGAATCCAGGAAAGCAATACCTCCTTCTTTGGCGTAATTCGCGGGAGGGCCTCAGCAAGCCGCTCAAGGCTAAGACGGCCCACCTGGGCGAGCCGCACCTCAAACTCGAGCGTCTTGAGCTTGGCATCCCGCTTCCGTGACTTCTCGTACAGCTCCTTGTACTGTGGCACCCTTCTCACTACCACGCTGCCCCTCACCTCCTCCTCGTCCTGCTGCTTCCtctcgtcctcgtcctcctcctcctcctccccctcctcctcctcctcgatgGCCACCACCTCGAGGGGCACCGCCTGCCTCGTAGCATCGGTTGTGGCGGCGGGAGTGGATGGCGCCGGGTGGGAGACGCTGTTGACGAGCTCTACGTACTGCTGGAATCCGAGagaacaaggcaggggtgatgacgGGGAGAACAACGAGCGGCCGGCAGCGTGGGTCCGTGCAGCCCCACCAAGCCGGAAGACGCGGAGGATCCGCTGTGGGCCGTGGATCGGGCGCGgcaatggcggcggcggcgggagtCGGCGCCTGTGCGGAAGCGGGGTGGAAGCGATGGTGGAAGAGGAGGAAGGGCCCGGCGTGAAGGAGGCGGATGCCGCGGCGGCGGAGTGGATGATTTGGGGAGAAGGACGGATAGGCGGGACGGCGGAGGTGGAGGGATCGAGTTCAGGGAATGTGGCGAGCTTGGTCCGCTTGGAGGGAGGGGTAAGGGGCGGTGGGGGGAACGAGGGATAGGGGAGGCGATGGTCGGCCGAGAGGCAGCGGTCCGCCGAGAGACGCTTCCGGCTGTCAGTGAGGGCGCCCATCGCCGGGGGCGGTGGAAACCCTAGCGGCGgtggagagcgagagcgagagggcGGTCTTTCGATGAGAGAATAGAGAATGTGGTTTGTTTTAATTTTTATTTTCTCCTTGCCTTTTTTTGTTTGATTTTATTATTCCTTAATTTCTTTTCGGCACCGTGTGTGTATGTACGAGTGTGTAGGGCGGGAAGGAAGGAGCGCGTTCTGACTAGGATGAAATAAGACTAGAAACTATTCCAGATAACTTGTTATACTACAAATTACACAATTAATTCAGCTGAAATCCTTCCTAGACTAGATTCCTGAATAACTGAACGGGCTCTTAATTGGAGCGAGAGGTAATCGATGTGGATTGATCAGCGAGGAGCTGCCCAACTGGCGCCATGGGGACATGGGGCGCGGGGTATGCTTGTGTCAAGACTCAAGACTTACATCTGTTTGTCAAAAATATATTTGAATTGTTTTCAAAAAATAAAAAAAGGTAATATAAATAAATTGAATAACTTTGTGATTGGATAAAAAAGTTTACCAAATGTTGATGTATTTATGCTGAAGCATATGTTTTGTTTGATTGGTTTTCAAATTCGATATTTGGATTTGAAGAAAATCTCATTTTATAAAATATTGGTAAATTAGTAATATTAGGGAAAATGCATTTTGACATGTTAGTAGTTCTGTTTGTAAGTAATTGCAATTTTTTATTTGATTTTGACTTATCCTTTTTTGTTAAATCCAATTCTATTTAATTATTGGAATTTTCCCTAAATAAGTTATTTTGAAAATGGGTATTTTAGTTGTGTTGATGCtatttattttatatttattataatatatatataatgtataataataataattattattataatctctactacttattaagtaagcaatagtagtctgccatTGACTTGTTCTGCCTTTGACCTGTTCTGCCATGGCTCTGGTTCTGCCCCCACAGGTCGTACACGCAGGTGTCCAGCAAAAATTCTTATGCATGCGCGAGTTGAAACTGACCACCAGTTCAGCCACCATTTGAAACTAATCAGTTCAGCCACCGCGCCAAAGCTTATAAGCCGCTCCATGTCTCCTTTACTAGCCAATATGGTACTAAAGTTTTGCAAGACAATACAACAATACAGCAGTGCAGGCGTTTTGGGCTGCTTTTTTGGTGCGGCCCATACTCCAATTAGGTTTGGGCGGCCCATGGTCGCGCGCACAGCAGTCGTTTCTTCCTCCGTCCGCACGATGGAGCGCTCAACCGTCCGTTCCGGCCGCCCCTCGGTCAGCTCCACGACGGCACGACCTCAGCTCTCCAACCTGGGCCTCGGCTACTCCATCGCCATCGCGCTCGGCTTCCTCATCCTGTTTGCCTCCTTCCTGCTGGCTTTCTACTTCTGCTTCGGCCGCGGCGGGGACTACTGGGCCGGGGAAGCAGTCACCACGGCGTCCAGCTCTGGCCACCTCTCCATCACCGTCCCGCGCGTGCTCTTCGTCGCGGAGGGGTCCGAGTCCCCCGAAGACGACGCTTacccctcctcctccgccgccgcgGCCTGCTCCCCCGtcgggctcgacgcggccgccatcGCTTCCTACCCCAAGGTCGCCTTCTCCAGCAAGGCCGCCGAGGCTGACGCCATGTGCTCCATCTGCCTCAGCGAGTACAGGGACGGCGAGACGCTGCGCGTGATGCCCGAGTGCAGGCACGGCTTCCACGTCGCGTGCCTCGACGCCTGGCTGAGCCGGAGCGCGTCCTGCCCCGTCTGCAGGTCCTCTCAGGTCCTTCCCCGTTTTCTCTCCTTTGCAGTTTTTGGTTCCTGAATTCTGCACTGTCAAACCCAAGCTATACATAAACAACTGATGGCTCAATATGCTAAGCAATTCTTTACATTGGGTATAATCAATATAGGGGCATTATGGAATATTAATTATTTTGGTTATATTTGATTGTTTGGAAATATTGTTGTTCTTTACATTCAGGGCTTGGTTGAGCGTATGTTTAGTGACAAAAAAGCATTGATCAGAGAAGCTTCAAATGTCCAAGTCATCCTCTTTCAGGGGAACATTTGCAGGTAGAGGATGGACTGCTTAATGGTTCTATTTACCAGCGCATTTGGCAGTTCTATTTGTCAGAGGCAAATGTGGGTGATTTCTCATATCTACTTGCTATACATCTTGTCAAAGCACTGCTAATAGAAGAAGGGGACCATCTTATGTCAAAAAAAGAAGGGGGCTATCTAAGAATTATATGGTCAATTACACCTAGCATCCAGTTTTACACAATTGGTCCTTGACATTATCTAAGTCACCTAATTGGACATGAAGGCGAGGGGTC of Zea mays cultivar B73 chromosome 8, Zm-B73-REFERENCE-NAM-5.0, whole genome shotgun sequence contains these proteins:
- the LOC100280713 gene encoding SUMO protease isoform 1 (isoform 1 is encoded by transcript variant 1), with amino-acid sequence MGALTDSRKRLSADRCLSADHRLPYPSFPPPPLTPPSKRTKLATFPELDPSTSAVPPIRPSPQIIHSAAAASASFTPGPSSSSTIASTPLPHRRRLPPPPPLPRPIHGPQRILRVFRLGGAARTHAAGRSLFSPSSPLPCSLGFQQYVELVNSVSHPAPSTPAATTDATRQAVPLEVVAIEEEEEGEEEEEDEDERKQQDEEEVRGSVVVRRVPQYKELYEKSRKRDAKLKTLEFEVRLAQVGRLSLERLAEALPRITPKKEEVPEPFVPLTDEDEEMVRRALHGKNSRERLAVHEPSNIVITREILQCLNNQEWLNDEVINLYLDLLKERELREPRKFLKCHFFNTFFYKKLISSGYDYKAVRRWTTKRRLGYSLIDCDKIFVPIHKEVHWCLAVINIRDKKFQYLDSLGGMDTRVLRILAKYIVDEVKDKSDQQIDALSWKQESVENLPLQENGWDCGMFMLKYIDFYSRDMDLIFGQKQMHYFRRRTAKEILSLRAE
- the LOC100280713 gene encoding SUMO protease isoform 2 (isoform 2 is encoded by transcript variant 2), which codes for MGALTDSRKRLSADRCLSADHRLPYPSFPPPPLTPPSKRTKLATFPELDPSTSAVPPIRPSPQIIHSAAAASASFTPGPSSSSTIASTPLPHRRRLPPPPPLPRPIHGPQRILRVFRLGGAARTHAAGRSLFSPSSPLPCSLGFQQYVELVNSVSHPAPSTPAATTDATRQAVPLEVVAIEEEEEGEEEEEDEDERKQQDEEEVRGSVVVRRVPQYKELYEKSRKRDAKLKTLEFEVRLAQVGRLSLERLAEALPRITPKKEEVPEPFVPLTDEDEEMVRRALHGKNSRERLAVHEPSNIVITREILQCLNNQEWLNDEVINLYLDLLKERELREPRKFLKCHFFNTFFYKKLISSGYDYKAVRRWTTKRRLGYSLIDCDKIFVPIHKEVHWCLAVINIRDKKFQYLDSLGGMDTRVLRILAKYIVDEVKDKSDQQIDALSWKQESVENLPLQENGLPNVLSLSLRWDCGMFMLKYIDFYSRDMDLIFGQKQMHYFRRRTAKEILSLRAE
- the LOC103636912 gene encoding RING-H2 finger protein ATL67, translated to MHARVETDHQFSHHLKLISSATAPKLISRSMSPLLANMVLKFCKTIQQYSSAGVLGCFFGAAHTPIRFGRPMVARTAVVSSSVRTMERSTVRSGRPSVSSTTARPQLSNLGLGYSIAIALGFLILFASFLLAFYFCFGRGGDYWAGEAVTTASSSGHLSITVPRVLFVAEGSESPEDDAYPSSSAAAACSPVGLDAAAIASYPKVAFSSKAAEADAMCSICLSEYRDGETLRVMPECRHGFHVACLDAWLSRSASCPVCRSSQVLPRFLSFAVFGS